One window of the Cuculus canorus isolate bCucCan1 chromosome 13, bCucCan1.pri, whole genome shotgun sequence genome contains the following:
- the CEBPG gene encoding CCAAT/enhancer-binding protein gamma, whose translation MSKTSQQNSATEANGVSVIHSQAHTSGLQQVPQLVPVSPGGGGKAVPPSKQGKKNSFVDRNSDEYRQRRERNNMAVKKSRLKSKQKAQDTLQRVNQLKEENERLEAKIKLLTKELSVLKDLFLEHAHNLADNVQPVGTETTTTNPENNGQ comes from the coding sequence ATGAGCAAGACATCTCAACAGAACAGTGCTACCGAAGCCAACGGAGTAAGTGTGATTCACAGCCAAGCACACACCAGTGGTTTGCAGCAGGTTCCCCAGCTGGTGCCGGTTAGTCCTGGTGGCGGAGGCAAAGCTGTACCTCCCagcaaacagggaaagaaaaattcctttgtgGATAGAAACAGTGATGAGTATCGTCAGCGTAGGGAGCGAAACAACATGGCAGTGAAGAAGAGCCGgttaaaaagcaagcagaaagcaCAAGACACGCTGCAAAGAGTCAACCAGCTCAAGGAAGAAAACGAACGTTTAGAGGCAAAAATCAAGCTCCTGACCAAGGAGCTGAGCGTACTGAAAGACTTGTTCCTCGAGCACGCACACAATCTTGCAGACAATGTGCAACCTGTTGGCACCGAAACCACCACcacaaacccagaaaacaaTGGGCAGTAG